A region from the Microbacterium lacus genome encodes:
- a CDS encoding MoaD/ThiS family protein, whose amino-acid sequence MADVHVRYFAAAADAAGRREESLQVDGATVGALRAALQERYGEPMERVLRTGSILVDGVVGRDPDRALGGTADVLPRFSGG is encoded by the coding sequence GTGGCTGACGTGCACGTGCGGTACTTCGCGGCCGCCGCGGATGCCGCCGGCCGACGCGAAGAGAGCCTCCAGGTCGACGGTGCCACGGTGGGTGCCCTGCGCGCGGCGTTGCAGGAGCGCTACGGCGAGCCGATGGAGCGCGTGCTGCGCACCGGGTCGATCCTCGTGGACGGGGTGGTCGGCCGCGACCCCGACCGCGCGCTCGGCGGCACGGCTGACGTCCTGCCGCGCTTCTCCGGCGGCTGA
- a CDS encoding FAD-binding oxidoreductase, with protein sequence MSAPASIPATAPRAAWHVATVASTRPETATARRIELDVPTWPGNDAGAHLDVRLTAPDGYQATRSYSIASAGSETRVVLAVDEVPTGEVSPFLVHDLQVGDQVELHGPLGAFFVWRPPVGAEPQRPVQLIAGGSGVVPLYAMASAHDAAGDATEFRMLYSVRTPDDVFFRPELTALRAAGLALDFVYTRRVPSGWPAPAGRVTKDLLEAVTVPAASAPRIFVCGPTPFVETVADWLLELGHRPGDVRTERFGGS encoded by the coding sequence GTGAGTGCCCCCGCGTCGATTCCGGCGACGGCGCCACGCGCCGCCTGGCACGTCGCGACGGTGGCGTCGACGCGTCCCGAGACCGCGACCGCACGGCGCATCGAGCTCGATGTCCCCACCTGGCCCGGCAACGACGCGGGCGCGCACCTCGACGTGCGCCTGACCGCGCCGGACGGCTATCAGGCGACCAGGTCGTATTCGATCGCCTCGGCCGGCTCGGAGACCCGTGTGGTGCTGGCGGTCGACGAAGTGCCCACCGGGGAGGTCTCGCCGTTCCTCGTGCACGATCTGCAGGTGGGCGACCAGGTCGAGCTGCACGGCCCGCTGGGTGCGTTCTTCGTCTGGAGGCCTCCGGTCGGCGCCGAGCCGCAGCGACCGGTTCAGCTCATCGCAGGCGGCTCCGGAGTCGTGCCTCTCTATGCGATGGCGTCGGCGCACGACGCAGCGGGGGACGCCACCGAATTCCGGATGCTGTACTCGGTGCGCACGCCCGACGACGTGTTCTTCCGTCCCGAGCTGACGGCGCTCCGGGCGGCCGGGCTCGCGCTGGATTTCGTCTACACCCGCCGTGTGCCGTCCGGCTGGCCCGCACCGGCCGGTCGGGTCACGAAGGACCTGCTCGAGGCGGTCACCGTGCCGGCGGCATCCGCCCCACGGATCTTCGTCTGCGGACCGACGCCGTTCGTCGAGACTGTGGCCGATTGGCTGCTCGAGCTCGGGCACCGGCCCGGGGATGTGCGCACCGAGCGATTCGGAGGATCGTGA
- a CDS encoding VOC family protein codes for MDWRIELILVPVTDVDRAKEFYERIGFHADHDQVPFEGLRFVQMTPPGSACSIAFGDGLGIRLEPGQQNTIQVVVPDADEALAHLRSVGVDASDVDPQSWGRFVTFADPDGNTWTLQELPART; via the coding sequence ATGGACTGGCGGATCGAGCTCATCTTGGTCCCGGTGACCGATGTCGATAGGGCGAAGGAGTTCTACGAACGGATCGGCTTCCACGCCGACCACGACCAGGTGCCCTTCGAGGGGCTGCGATTCGTGCAGATGACGCCGCCGGGGTCGGCCTGTTCGATCGCGTTCGGCGACGGGCTCGGGATCCGGCTCGAACCGGGGCAGCAGAACACGATTCAGGTCGTCGTGCCGGACGCCGATGAGGCGCTCGCGCATCTGCGCTCCGTGGGTGTGGACGCTTCCGACGTCGATCCGCAGTCCTGGGGGCGGTTCGTGACGTTCGCCGACCCCGACGGCAACACGTGGACACTCCAGGAGCTGCCGGCGCGCACGTGA
- a CDS encoding molybdenum cofactor synthesis domain-containing protein, producing MNRIPVEEYARIIRDLLASLGERPAELSPIAMAAGRVTAEEVRSPIDLPTFRNSQMDGFAVRAADVSDAPVTLPLVGEIAAGAIDPEPLRPGTAVAIMTGAPVPSGADAVVPVEDTRRVGGGIEIQRGRAVGEFVREAGSDLPRGAALLPAGRRLAPRHLAALAAANLSEVAVRSRVRVAVISTGDELVAPGNPLGSGRLPDANGIALASAAADLGAEVVALELVGDEPGRLARVLDQAVARGAEFVVTSGGISMGTHEPVRQLLEPLGATVGTVDMQPGGPQAHGRYRDVPVVCFPGNPVSSQLSFALFLAPLLREIAGMPPAVRAARPLAAALTSTPGRRQFLRGRLTADGAVQTVAGPGSHLVAALAAADVLIDVPADVAALPTGASVATVEL from the coding sequence ATGAATCGCATTCCCGTCGAGGAATACGCCCGCATCATCCGCGACCTGCTCGCCTCGCTCGGCGAACGTCCCGCCGAGCTCTCCCCGATCGCGATGGCCGCCGGCCGGGTGACGGCGGAGGAGGTGCGCAGCCCGATCGATCTGCCGACCTTCCGCAACTCGCAGATGGACGGGTTCGCCGTGCGGGCCGCCGATGTGTCGGACGCGCCCGTCACACTGCCGCTGGTCGGCGAGATCGCCGCCGGCGCGATCGACCCGGAGCCTCTGCGGCCGGGGACCGCCGTCGCGATCATGACCGGCGCTCCGGTCCCGTCGGGTGCGGACGCGGTCGTCCCTGTGGAGGACACGCGGCGCGTCGGCGGCGGCATCGAGATCCAGCGCGGTCGCGCCGTCGGCGAGTTCGTCCGGGAGGCCGGGTCCGACCTGCCCCGCGGCGCGGCGCTGCTTCCAGCCGGGCGACGCCTCGCCCCGCGCCACCTGGCCGCGCTCGCGGCGGCGAACCTCAGCGAAGTGGCCGTGCGCTCGCGCGTGCGCGTCGCAGTGATCAGCACCGGCGACGAGCTCGTCGCCCCCGGGAACCCCCTCGGCAGCGGCCGGTTGCCCGACGCGAACGGGATCGCCCTCGCGAGCGCTGCGGCCGACCTGGGCGCGGAGGTGGTCGCGCTCGAACTCGTCGGCGACGAGCCCGGCCGCCTTGCGCGCGTGCTCGATCAGGCGGTCGCGCGCGGCGCCGAGTTCGTCGTCACGAGCGGCGGCATCTCGATGGGCACCCACGAGCCGGTCCGGCAGCTGCTGGAGCCCCTCGGCGCGACCGTCGGGACGGTGGACATGCAGCCCGGCGGGCCGCAGGCGCACGGGCGCTATCGGGACGTGCCGGTCGTGTGCTTCCCCGGCAACCCCGTGAGCAGCCAGCTGAGCTTCGCCCTCTTCCTCGCGCCGCTCCTGCGGGAGATCGCGGGGATGCCGCCCGCAGTCCGCGCTGCGCGGCCGCTCGCCGCCGCGCTCACGTCCACTCCGGGTCGTCGGCAGTTCCTCCGCGGACGGCTCACCGCGGACGGCGCCGTGCAGACCGTCGCCGGGCCGGGCTCCCATCTGGTCGCGGCGCTCGCCGCCGCGGACGTGCTGATCGACGTGCCGGCCGACGTCGCCGCGCTCCCGACCGGCGCGAGCGTGGCTACCGTGGAGCTATGA
- a CDS encoding molybdopterin-dependent oxidoreductase → MSFITRGFTGRRGERDPRLPPGQTLVSDWPVLSAGPTPEIDTAEWEFSVRTENGTQRWNWEELRALGLEDITTDIHCVTHWTKLEMPWRGVPLDRIWEHVETDHEYVMAHSYGGYTTNVPLEDLLDGKSWIAFEADGEPLDPEHGGPARLLVPHLYFWKSAKWVRGLVTMPTDDPGFWEQNGYHLHGDPWQEERYW, encoded by the coding sequence ATGTCGTTCATCACTCGAGGCTTCACCGGCAGGCGCGGCGAGCGCGACCCGCGGCTTCCTCCCGGTCAGACCCTCGTCTCCGACTGGCCCGTCCTCTCCGCAGGCCCCACCCCGGAGATCGACACGGCGGAGTGGGAGTTCTCGGTGCGCACCGAGAACGGTACGCAGCGCTGGAACTGGGAAGAGCTGCGGGCACTGGGCCTGGAGGACATCACGACCGATATCCACTGCGTGACGCACTGGACCAAGCTCGAGATGCCGTGGCGGGGCGTGCCGCTGGACCGCATCTGGGAGCACGTCGAGACCGACCACGAGTACGTGATGGCGCATTCGTACGGCGGATACACGACGAACGTGCCGCTGGAGGATCTGCTGGACGGCAAGAGCTGGATCGCGTTCGAAGCGGACGGTGAGCCCCTCGATCCCGAGCACGGTGGGCCGGCACGCCTGCTGGTACCGCATTTGTACTTCTGGAAGAGCGCGAAGTGGGTGCGAGGTCTGGTGACCATGCCCACCGACGATCCCGGATTCTGGGAGCAGAACGGCTACCACCTGCACGGCGATCCGTGGCAGGAGGAGCGGTACTGGTGA
- a CDS encoding molybdenum cofactor biosynthesis protein MoaE — translation MSERFLAAITANPIDRAAAEAFVSTPQDGALVVFEGVVRDHDNGAAVNALDYEAHPQAEEFLAEVCREIAQESGLRVAAIHRVGALTIGDVALVAAVASPHRADAFAVCARLVDLIKERTPIWKRQHLAEGTTEWVGL, via the coding sequence ATGAGTGAGCGTTTCCTCGCCGCGATCACGGCGAACCCGATCGACCGCGCGGCCGCCGAGGCGTTCGTCTCGACACCCCAGGACGGAGCGCTCGTGGTCTTCGAAGGGGTCGTGCGCGATCACGACAACGGCGCCGCGGTGAACGCGCTCGACTACGAGGCGCACCCGCAGGCGGAGGAGTTCCTCGCGGAGGTGTGCCGGGAGATCGCGCAGGAGTCAGGGCTGCGCGTCGCCGCGATCCACCGGGTCGGGGCCCTCACGATCGGCGACGTCGCGCTGGTCGCTGCCGTCGCCTCCCCGCACCGCGCGGACGCGTTCGCCGTGTGCGCCCGGCTCGTGGATCTGATCAAAGAGCGCACGCCGATCTGGAAGCGCCAGCACCTCGCCGAGGGCACGACCGAGTGGGTGGGTCTGTAG
- a CDS encoding DUF3817 domain-containing protein — protein MFRTPLNLFRVLAIAEAISWTLLIAGLILRAVGDVALAVTIGGGIHGFVFLSYGATAVLVAKNQRWGAWPTIVAIASAVIPYATIPTELWLHRTGRLQGDWRLEETDDPRDTRWHDRLMRALLRRPWVLAVLIAAAVVVLFTVLLILGPPGGRE, from the coding sequence GTGTTCCGGACCCCGCTGAACCTCTTCCGCGTCCTCGCGATCGCCGAGGCGATCTCGTGGACTCTGCTGATCGCGGGGCTGATCCTGCGCGCCGTGGGCGATGTCGCCCTCGCGGTGACGATCGGCGGCGGCATCCACGGGTTCGTCTTCCTGTCCTACGGAGCGACGGCCGTCCTGGTCGCGAAGAATCAGCGCTGGGGCGCGTGGCCGACGATCGTCGCGATCGCGAGCGCGGTGATCCCGTACGCCACGATCCCCACCGAACTCTGGTTGCACCGCACCGGCCGGCTGCAGGGTGACTGGCGACTCGAGGAGACCGATGACCCGCGCGACACGCGCTGGCACGACCGGCTCATGCGTGCACTGCTGCGCCGCCCGTGGGTTTTGGCGGTGCTGATCGCCGCGGCCGTCGTCGTGCTCTTCACGGTGCTGCTGATCCTCGGTCCGCCCGGCGGCCGCGAGTAG
- the moaA gene encoding GTP 3',8-cyclase MoaA → MSTLLGMPRIHHDPAGAPDTTGRPATSALVDTFGRVAHDLRISVTEKCSLRCTYCMPAEGLPSIPKADLLTAAEIARLVGLAGRELGIREVRFTGGEPLTRADLVQIVALSSAAAPGMPMSMTTNGIGLDKVAPALVAAGLGRVNISIDTIDREHFARLTRRDRLPAVFAGIDGAVRAGMGPIKLNAVLMRETLEDAPDLLGWAIERGLRLRFIEQMPLDADAAWRRANMVPAAELVEVLSRRFTLVEAGREDPSAPAEEWTVDGGPATVGIIASVTRSFCGACDRTRITAEGTVRSCLFGDDETDLRALLRSGAGDAEIADRWRAAMWGKQAGHGIADPGFVPPERSMGAIGG, encoded by the coding sequence ATGTCGACGCTTCTGGGGATGCCGCGGATCCACCACGACCCCGCGGGCGCTCCCGACACCACGGGTCGACCCGCTACGTCGGCGCTCGTCGACACGTTCGGACGCGTCGCGCACGACCTCCGCATCTCGGTCACCGAGAAGTGCTCCCTGAGGTGCACCTACTGCATGCCGGCCGAAGGGCTGCCGAGCATCCCGAAGGCCGATCTGCTGACCGCGGCCGAGATCGCGCGACTCGTCGGCCTCGCGGGGCGGGAGCTCGGCATCCGAGAGGTGCGCTTCACGGGCGGCGAGCCGCTCACGCGTGCGGATCTCGTGCAGATCGTGGCGCTGTCCTCGGCGGCCGCGCCCGGCATGCCGATGTCGATGACCACGAACGGCATCGGCCTCGACAAGGTCGCTCCGGCGCTCGTGGCGGCCGGGCTCGGCCGCGTGAACATCTCGATCGACACGATCGATCGCGAGCACTTCGCCAGACTCACCCGCCGCGACCGACTGCCCGCGGTCTTCGCCGGCATCGACGGCGCCGTCCGCGCGGGCATGGGACCGATCAAGCTCAACGCGGTGCTCATGCGCGAGACTCTCGAGGACGCCCCCGACCTGCTCGGCTGGGCGATCGAGCGCGGCCTGCGGCTGCGCTTCATCGAGCAGATGCCGCTGGATGCCGACGCCGCGTGGCGCCGGGCGAACATGGTTCCCGCCGCGGAGCTGGTCGAGGTCCTCTCGCGGCGGTTCACGCTCGTCGAGGCCGGACGTGAGGACCCCTCCGCACCGGCGGAGGAGTGGACGGTCGACGGTGGGCCGGCGACCGTCGGCATCATCGCGTCGGTCACGCGCTCCTTCTGCGGGGCCTGCGATCGCACGCGCATCACGGCGGAGGGCACGGTGCGCTCGTGCCTGTTCGGCGACGACGAGACCGATCTGCGGGCGCTGCTGCGCAGCGGAGCCGGTGACGCCGAGATCGCGGACCGCTGGCGCGCGGCGATGTGGGGCAAGCAGGCCGGGCACGGCATCGCCGACCCCGGCTTCGTCCCACCCGAGCGGTCGATGGGCGCGATCGGTGGCTGA
- the moaCB gene encoding bifunctional molybdenum cofactor biosynthesis protein MoaC/MoaB, giving the protein MSSLTHLDEDGRARMIDVGAKAVTRRVARAAGRLRTTAEVIALIRADDLPKADVLATARIAGIAGAKRTSELIPLAHLLPLDSVNIDFTFEDASVLIEATVSVTARTGVEMEALTAVAIAGLTLHDMVKAVDPRAVLGEIRLVSKSGGKNGQWTRDADSSTDAEERHPIGTGRTAAVLVSSTGAAAGARTDTTGPLITGWLRERGFDAGEPVVVADADVARGLRGLVDAAPDLVLVTGGTGLHPQDRTPEATRALLDLELPGIAEAIRAAGRDKVPTAALSRATAGLSGRTLIVDLPGSSGGVRDGLSVLEPLLAHVFDQIAGGGHE; this is encoded by the coding sequence ATGAGTTCCCTCACCCACCTCGACGAGGACGGCCGCGCCCGCATGATCGACGTCGGCGCGAAAGCGGTCACGCGCAGAGTCGCCCGCGCGGCAGGCCGGCTGCGCACGACCGCAGAGGTCATCGCGCTCATCCGCGCCGACGACCTGCCGAAGGCGGACGTGCTGGCCACGGCCCGGATCGCGGGGATCGCGGGTGCGAAGCGCACCAGCGAGCTGATCCCGCTCGCCCACCTCCTGCCGCTGGACTCCGTGAACATCGACTTCACCTTCGAGGACGCGTCCGTCCTGATCGAGGCGACCGTGTCGGTCACCGCGCGCACCGGGGTGGAGATGGAGGCCCTCACCGCGGTCGCGATCGCGGGCCTCACCCTCCACGACATGGTCAAGGCGGTGGACCCGCGGGCCGTGCTCGGCGAGATCCGACTCGTGAGCAAGTCGGGCGGCAAGAACGGGCAGTGGACGCGCGACGCCGATTCGTCGACGGATGCCGAGGAGCGGCATCCGATCGGCACCGGCCGCACGGCCGCGGTGCTCGTCTCCTCCACCGGCGCTGCGGCCGGAGCACGCACCGACACGACCGGACCGCTCATCACAGGCTGGCTGCGCGAGCGCGGGTTCGACGCGGGCGAGCCCGTCGTCGTGGCGGACGCCGATGTCGCACGCGGACTCCGCGGACTCGTGGATGCCGCGCCCGACCTCGTGCTCGTGACGGGCGGCACGGGCCTGCACCCCCAGGATCGCACCCCCGAGGCGACGCGCGCCCTGCTCGATCTCGAGCTGCCCGGCATCGCGGAGGCGATCCGCGCCGCGGGGCGCGACAAGGTCCCGACCGCAGCGCTCAGCCGGGCGACGGCGGGGCTGTCCGGGCGCACGCTCATCGTCGATCTGCCGGGGTCCTCGGGCGGTGTCCGTGACGGGCTGTCCGTGCTCGAGCCGCTCCTGGCGCACGTGTTCGACCAGATCGCCGGGGGCGGACATGAGTGA
- a CDS encoding EI24 domain-containing protein — MREFFAGMALLGRGFAFWRRRPGMMALGLVPAAIVGILLLAGVVALAATLPGITVAITPFADGWPGLWATVVRAAIGTAMIGAALVLVAISFTALTLVVGDPFYERIWRAVERDLGPDDIDRGTGFWRSVADALWLFVRGMAVALLAALIGLIPAVGGVLATVTGVALTGWLIADELSSRALEARGLDRAARSALLRGRRARVLGFGVATQLCFLIPLGAVATMPAAVAGATVLARSLREPAPAPRP; from the coding sequence GTGCGTGAGTTTTTCGCGGGCATGGCCCTGCTCGGTCGCGGGTTCGCCTTCTGGCGCCGCCGGCCCGGGATGATGGCACTCGGCCTCGTGCCGGCCGCGATCGTCGGCATCCTTCTCCTCGCGGGCGTCGTCGCGCTCGCCGCGACGCTCCCGGGGATCACGGTCGCGATCACTCCGTTCGCCGATGGCTGGCCGGGACTGTGGGCGACCGTCGTGCGCGCCGCGATCGGCACGGCGATGATCGGCGCCGCGCTCGTACTCGTGGCGATCTCGTTCACCGCCCTGACCCTCGTCGTGGGCGACCCGTTCTACGAGCGCATCTGGCGAGCGGTCGAGCGCGACCTGGGGCCCGACGACATCGACCGCGGCACCGGATTCTGGCGTTCGGTCGCGGACGCGCTGTGGCTGTTCGTCCGCGGCATGGCGGTCGCGCTGCTCGCCGCCCTCATCGGACTGATCCCCGCGGTGGGTGGCGTGCTCGCCACCGTCACCGGCGTCGCCCTCACCGGGTGGCTGATCGCCGACGAGCTGTCCTCGCGCGCCCTCGAAGCCCGCGGCCTCGACCGCGCTGCCCGGAGCGCCCTGCTCCGCGGCCGACGCGCCCGGGTGCTGGGCTTCGGCGTCGCGACGCAGCTGTGCTTCCTGATCCCGCTCGGCGCCGTGGCGACGATGCCCGCCGCCGTGGCCGGAGCGACCGTGCTCGCCCGCTCGCTGCGCGAGCCCGCCCCCGCACCCAGACCCTGA
- a CDS encoding DUF6510 family protein: MTRLDGNVLAGRLVDALGWDATAADARCAGCGSHGALAGAVVYVSAMGSVVRCPHCDAILATFVESDTGRMWFGMPGISALEVTRP; the protein is encoded by the coding sequence ATGACCAGACTGGACGGCAATGTGCTGGCGGGCCGGCTCGTGGACGCGCTCGGGTGGGACGCCACCGCCGCGGACGCACGCTGCGCCGGCTGCGGTTCGCACGGAGCCCTCGCGGGCGCCGTGGTCTACGTGTCGGCGATGGGTTCCGTCGTGCGCTGCCCGCACTGCGACGCGATCCTCGCGACGTTCGTCGAGAGCGACACGGGGCGGATGTGGTTCGGGATGCCGGGCATCAGCGCGTTGGAGGTGACCAGACCATGA
- a CDS encoding ThiF family adenylyltransferase, whose translation MATSPDPRAARFARQRILPGFGEAAQARLAAARVVVIGAGGLGSAVLPVIAAAGVGTITVIDDDLVDETNLHRQLLHTPADLGRPKADSAADTLRALSPDTTVLPRRDLFTAAMAAALLEDADLLIDGSDTVQTRFAANDAAIAAGIPLVWGSALRWSGQVGVAWGGTDYRDLFPDGPDAEADTCETAGILPSVCTVTGGLMATEALKLLTGLGDPLIGRVLLFDGLTGTTQELAYQRDPARDADPPAPATGAASDSAVTARELTALLASDAPVLLDVREPHEFALAALPGAVLIPLGELEDRLGELDREEAIVVYCHLGVRSARALDRLRAAGFTRARHLAGGIDAWSRTVDPTLPRY comes from the coding sequence ATGGCCACCTCCCCCGACCCGCGCGCGGCCCGCTTCGCCCGTCAGCGGATCCTGCCCGGGTTCGGCGAGGCCGCACAGGCGCGGCTCGCAGCGGCCCGGGTCGTGGTGATCGGCGCCGGAGGTCTCGGCAGCGCCGTTCTCCCGGTGATCGCCGCCGCCGGCGTCGGGACGATCACCGTGATCGACGACGATCTGGTCGACGAGACGAACCTGCACCGCCAGCTGCTGCACACCCCCGCCGACCTCGGCCGCCCGAAGGCCGACTCCGCCGCGGACACCCTCCGCGCGCTGTCCCCCGACACGACGGTTCTCCCCCGTCGCGACCTGTTCACCGCCGCCATGGCCGCGGCGCTGCTCGAAGACGCGGACCTTCTGATCGACGGATCGGACACGGTCCAGACCCGCTTCGCCGCGAACGACGCCGCGATCGCCGCCGGCATTCCGCTCGTGTGGGGTTCCGCGCTGCGCTGGTCGGGCCAGGTCGGTGTCGCGTGGGGCGGCACGGATTACCGCGACCTCTTCCCGGACGGCCCCGATGCGGAGGCCGACACGTGCGAGACCGCCGGCATCCTGCCCTCCGTCTGCACCGTGACCGGGGGACTCATGGCGACGGAGGCGCTCAAGCTCCTCACGGGCCTCGGCGACCCGCTGATCGGCCGGGTCCTCCTCTTCGACGGCCTGACGGGCACGACGCAGGAACTGGCGTACCAGCGTGATCCGGCGCGGGATGCCGATCCCCCCGCGCCGGCGACGGGTGCGGCATCCGATTCGGCGGTCACTGCGCGTGAGCTCACCGCTTTGCTCGCGAGCGACGCTCCCGTGCTGCTGGATGTCCGGGAGCCGCACGAATTCGCCCTCGCCGCCCTGCCGGGAGCCGTGCTGATCCCCCTCGGCGAGTTGGAGGACCGGCTCGGTGAGCTCGACCGCGAGGAGGCGATCGTCGTCTACTGCCACCTCGGGGTCCGCTCCGCACGCGCGCTCGACCGCCTGCGGGCGGCCGGCTTCACCCGCGCCCGGCATCTCGCCGGGGGCATCGACGCGTGGTCGCGCACGGTGGACCCCACCCTCCCCCGGTACTGA
- a CDS encoding heme-degrading domain-containing protein — protein MTALPVFTVADLEAVPRFEPERFDNDDAVALGLLGVEVIRHHRANLAVRIVLRGDVVFVAKLGTTGPGNDPWLAGKAAVAERFGEPSLLVRRRHEEAGTPFADRTDIDHDVFRAHGGSVPIFVDGEVVGTITMSGEPDVVDHALVAETIRRYRSV, from the coding sequence ATGACCGCACTGCCGGTGTTCACGGTGGCCGATCTGGAGGCGGTGCCCCGCTTCGAGCCGGAGCGCTTCGACAACGACGACGCCGTCGCGCTGGGGCTGCTCGGGGTGGAGGTGATCCGCCACCACCGGGCGAACCTCGCGGTGCGGATCGTGCTGCGCGGAGATGTCGTGTTCGTCGCGAAACTCGGCACGACCGGCCCGGGCAATGATCCGTGGCTGGCGGGCAAGGCCGCCGTGGCCGAGCGCTTCGGCGAGCCGTCGCTGCTCGTGCGGCGCCGGCACGAGGAGGCAGGGACGCCGTTCGCGGACCGGACCGACATCGACCACGACGTGTTCCGCGCACACGGCGGATCGGTGCCGATCTTCGTCGACGGTGAGGTGGTCGGCACGATCACGATGTCCGGCGAGCCGGACGTCGTCGATCACGCGCTCGTCGCGGAGACGATCCGCCGGTATCGCTCCGTATGA